One genomic window of Mucilaginibacter sp. SJ includes the following:
- the trpC gene encoding indole-3-glycerol phosphate synthase TrpC yields MTILDKIVANKKREVASAKKRTSYTVLEESDHFHRETYSFKEFLLDPARTGIIAEFKRKSPSKGIINDKVRVSAVTTDYAAAGASALSVLTDRNFFMGRKADLVKARSVNSIPVLRKDFMIDEYQVIEAKSLGADIILLIAAILTPAEIDTLAKLAKSIGLNVLLEVHNLEELERSINPNLDAIGVNNRNLADFTVSVETSYKLAKHIPAEFMKISESAISDPQTIRHLKLEGFNGFLIGETFMKQQDPGQAMRDFVALL; encoded by the coding sequence ATGACGATACTTGACAAAATAGTTGCCAATAAAAAAAGAGAAGTTGCTTCGGCAAAAAAACGTACATCGTATACCGTACTTGAAGAATCGGATCATTTTCATCGTGAAACATATTCATTCAAAGAATTTCTGCTCGATCCGGCACGTACCGGTATCATAGCCGAGTTTAAGCGTAAATCGCCTTCAAAAGGTATTATTAACGATAAGGTACGGGTTAGCGCCGTTACAACAGATTATGCTGCTGCCGGCGCTTCGGCACTTTCAGTTTTAACCGACCGTAACTTTTTCATGGGCCGCAAAGCCGATCTGGTGAAAGCGCGTTCGGTAAACAGCATCCCTGTATTGCGCAAGGATTTTATGATAGATGAGTACCAGGTGATAGAAGCCAAGTCATTAGGCGCCGATATTATCCTGCTTATAGCCGCTATACTTACGCCTGCCGAAATTGATACACTGGCCAAACTTGCCAAAAGTATAGGTCTTAATGTATTGCTTGAGGTGCATAACCTCGAAGAATTGGAACGCAGCATTAACCCTAACCTGGATGCCATTGGCGTAAACAACCGCAACCTGGCCGATTTTACCGTGTCGGTTGAAACCTCTTACAAATTGGCTAAACATATCCCCGCCGAGTTTATGAAGATCTCGGAAAGCGCCATCAGCGATCCTCAAACTATCCGGCACCTTAAACTGGAAGGTTTCAATGGTTTTCTTATTGGCGAAACTTTCATGAAACAACAGGATCCGGGACAGGCAATGCGTGATTTTGTAGCTTTGTTATAA
- a CDS encoding anthranilate synthase component II: MKENTNTTESTPFRGRGGILIIDNYDSFTYNLVHLVNELGLKCEVWRNDQFAIEDVDAFDKIILSPGPGIPSEAGLLLDVIAKYAPTKSIFGVCLGQQAIAEVFGGSLYNLNQPMHGIATPIKVTDGDEELFAGLPESFKVGRYHSWVVSGNDLPDSLQVTAIDEADDSIMALKHKQYDVRGVQFHPESILTDYGKEMMQNWLKA, translated from the coding sequence ATGAAAGAAAATACAAATACCACGGAAAGCACCCCCTTTAGGGGGCGGGGGGGGATTCTAATAATCGATAATTACGATTCCTTCACCTATAACCTGGTGCATTTGGTTAATGAACTCGGTCTGAAATGTGAGGTTTGGAGGAACGACCAGTTTGCTATTGAGGATGTAGATGCTTTTGATAAGATCATCCTTTCGCCGGGACCGGGCATTCCTTCAGAGGCTGGCTTGCTGCTGGATGTGATAGCAAAATATGCGCCCACCAAAAGCATATTTGGGGTATGTCTTGGTCAGCAGGCTATTGCCGAAGTATTTGGCGGGAGCCTGTATAATCTTAACCAGCCTATGCATGGTATCGCGACGCCAATAAAAGTGACCGATGGCGATGAAGAACTATTTGCCGGTTTGCCCGAAAGCTTTAAAGTTGGCCGTTACCACTCATGGGTGGTAAGTGGTAATGATCTGCCCGATTCATTGCAGGTTACCGCTATTGATGAAGCGGACGACTCTATCATGGCACTTAAGCATAAGCAATATGATGTAAGGGGTGTACAGTTCCACCCCGAATCGATCCTGACCGATTATGGTAAGGAAATGATGCAAAACTGGCTTAAGGCTTAG